GAGCGCCAGGATCCCGAGGCGGCGCGCGCGGCGATGCGCACCCATCTGTCCAACAGCCGCGAGCGGCTGGTGCAGGCCCAGCGCCGGCTGGAGGGCAAGGTGGCCTGAGGCCATCCATATTTTGCTTGCGGGTCTGCCGTTTAGGTTGTACGATGACTTACAACATGCTTCATCGACACAACATAAATCAATCAACCTGGACCTGAACGGAGACCCGAATGCATCCTCTTGAACTCAAACAAACCCTGTCGCACGGCCTGCTGTCCTTCCCGATCACCGACTTCGACGCCCAGGGCGACTTCGATCCGAAGGGCTATGCGGCGCGCCTCGAGTGGCTGGCGCCGTTCGGCGCGACCGCGCTGTTCGCGGCCGGCGGCACCGGCGAATACTTCTCGCTGCACGGCGAAGAATATGGCCAGATCATCAAGACCGCGGTCGACACCTGCGCTGGCGTGGTGCCGATCCTTGCCGGCTGCGGCGGCCCGACCCGCACCGCCATCGCCCATGCCCAGGAGGCCGAGCGCCAGGGCGCCAAGGGCTTGCTGCTGCTGCCGCACTACCTGACCGAAGCAAGCCAGGACGGCCTGATCGCCCACGTCGAAGCGGTGTGCCGCTCGGTCAAGATCGGCGTCGTGGTCTACAACCGCGCCAACTGCCGCCTGACCCCGGATTCGCTGGAAAAGCTGGCGGATCGTTGCCCGAACCTGATCGGCTTCAAGGACGGCAATGGCGACATCGAACTGATGGTCTCGATCTGGCGCCGCATGGGCGACCGCTTCAGCTACCTGGGCGGCCTGCCGACCGCGGAGGTGTATGCCGGCGCCTATAAGGCCCTGGGCACCCCGGTGTACTCGTCGGCCGTGTTCAACTTCGTGCCGCAACTGGCGATGGACTTCTATCACGCCACCGCCGCCGGCGATACCGACACCACCAACCGCCTGATCGACGATTTCTTCCTGCCCTACCTCGAGATCCGCAACCGCAAGGCCGGCTACGCGGTCAGCATCATCAAGGCCGGCGCGCGCCTGGTCGGCCATGGCGCCGGTCCCGTGCGTCCACCACTGACCGACCTGACGGCCGAAGAAGACCAGATGCTGCTGGATCTGCTGAAAAAGAACGGAGTGCTGTGATCATGACGATTCTCGGTGAAATGATCATTGGCCAGCAGTGCCTGCGCGGCACAGCCGGCGAAGCCTTCGGCTTCAACCCGTCGACCCGCGCCAATCTGGAGCCGGGCTTCGGCCAGGCCACCGCTGACGACGTCGAGCGCGCCTGCGCGCTGGCGGCCCAAGCCTTCGACCCCTACCGTGCCTTGCCGCTCGAGCAGCGCGCGCAATTCCTGGAAGCGATCGCCGAGCAGATCCTGGCCGTCGGCCCGGCGCTGATCGAGCGTGCCACGCTGGAGACCGGCCTGCCGCAGGCTCGCCTGGAAGGCGAACGGATGCGCACCGTGACCCAATTGCGCCTGTTCGCCAAGGTGGTGCGCGACGGTTACTTCATGGATGCGACCATCGACAGCGCGCTGCCCGAGCGCGCGCCGCCGCGGCCCGACCTGCGCCTGCGCAAGATCGGGCTCGGCCCGGTGGCCGTGTTCGGCGCCAGTAACTTCCCGCTGGCGTTCTCGGTGGCTGGCGGCGACACTGCCTCGGCGCTGGCCGCCGGCTGCCCGGTGGTGGTCAAGGCCCATGCCGCCCACCCCGGCACCTCGGAGCTGGTCGGCCGCGCCGTCCAGCGCGCGGCGAAGGAAACCGGCATGCCCGAAGGCGTGTTCTCGATGCTGTACGGCGACGGCCGTACGGTCGGCCAGCAACTGGTGGCGCATCCCGCGATCAAGGCGGTCGGCTTCACCGGTTCGCGCCAGGGCGGCACCGCGCTGATGCGCACCGCCG
This portion of the Telluria beijingensis genome encodes:
- the kdgD gene encoding 5-dehydro-4-deoxyglucarate dehydratase, producing the protein MHPLELKQTLSHGLLSFPITDFDAQGDFDPKGYAARLEWLAPFGATALFAAGGTGEYFSLHGEEYGQIIKTAVDTCAGVVPILAGCGGPTRTAIAHAQEAERQGAKGLLLLPHYLTEASQDGLIAHVEAVCRSVKIGVVVYNRANCRLTPDSLEKLADRCPNLIGFKDGNGDIELMVSIWRRMGDRFSYLGGLPTAEVYAGAYKALGTPVYSSAVFNFVPQLAMDFYHATAAGDTDTTNRLIDDFFLPYLEIRNRKAGYAVSIIKAGARLVGHGAGPVRPPLTDLTAEEDQMLLDLLKKNGVL